In the genome of Desulfovibrio desulfuricans, one region contains:
- a CDS encoding GNAT family N-acetyltransferase, which yields MLQALIARCGQGPWRQMVAVVGHSGNTGSIALHASLGFERMGALRSVGFKLGQWVDIMLMQRSLGQGDASCPCGSDM from the coding sequence TTGCTGCAGGCCCTTATTGCCCGCTGCGGGCAGGGCCCCTGGCGGCAGATGGTGGCGGTAGTGGGGCACAGCGGCAACACTGGCTCCATTGCCCTGCACGCCAGCCTGGGGTTTGAGCGCATGGGCGCACTGCGCAGCGTGGGATTCAAGCTGGGACAATGGGTAGACATCATGCTTATGCAGCGCTCTCTTGGGCAAGGGGATGCCTCATGCCCCTGCGGCAGCGACATGTAA
- a CDS encoding GNAT family N-acetyltransferase, giving the protein MELPIQSDGAGRCPQVIVDDAQPGDMPAVQAIYAPYVLQGLGTFEELPPDVAEMARRREAVLALGLPYLVARQGGAVIGYCYAGLYGSRSAFRYCLEDSIYIMRAAMGAV; this is encoded by the coding sequence ATGGAGTTGCCAATTCAGTCTGATGGAGCTGGGCGTTGCCCGCAGGTTATTGTGGACGACGCCCAGCCTGGGGACATGCCCGCAGTGCAGGCCATCTATGCCCCGTATGTGCTGCAGGGGCTGGGCACCTTTGAAGAGCTGCCCCCGGATGTGGCCGAAATGGCCCGTCGGCGCGAGGCCGTGCTTGCTCTTGGGTTGCCGTATCTGGTGGCGAGGCAGGGGGGCGCAGTGATAGGCTATTGCTATGCTGGCCTTTATGGCTCGCGGTCCGCCTTTCGCTACTGCCTTGAAGATTCCATCTATATAATGCGCGCTGCCATGGGCGCGGTGTAG